In Leguminivora glycinivorella isolate SPB_JAAS2020 chromosome 11, LegGlyc_1.1, whole genome shotgun sequence, a single window of DNA contains:
- the LOC125231480 gene encoding speckle-type POZ protein B-like isoform X2, which yields MNTPTNPTTSKANKKSTVEIMDEDTMDTTEDADVVCWRNRTCQTRNAKWLSLDKIYEKLHRPNFYEVGNTYINDVLEYMFTVKVENVGTIFLLHLFVGSTHEASFKITVNEGNDLKLDRKNGKAFLSSISKEHRFDNSPEGSVNYVTTYSFSEQDVDLLKDKRLYIAMAYLEGKGINQEIIDNVKASHDFGALLSKSIGCDFTIRSLDGETFKVHKAMLVVHSEVFKAMLKEDTAESQNNFVTLDVAKEDLQCILEFIYTGTVSDLENSNWFNLLMYADKYDLKGLRDLSEHALAQQLTIDNVLEVLIVADMSNSEDLKTAALKFIKKNPTALQTSTFKEIKNVSLMGELCKACAFAVN from the exons atgaatacaCCCACTAATCCCACTACATCTAAGGCAAATAAGAAAAGCACGGTCGAAATTATGGACGAAGATACCATGGATACTACG GAGGATGCCGATGTTGTTTGCTGGCGGAACCGAACCTGCCAGACCCGAAACGCGAAATGGCTGTCCCTAGACAAGATATATGAAAAATTACACCGTCCAAACTTTTACGAAGTCGGCAACACATATATCAACGACGTACTTGAATACATGTTTACGGTAAAAGTTGAGAATGTCGGCACCATATTCCTACTGCACCTATTTGTTGGTAGTACTCATGAAGCATCATTCAAAATCACAGTCAATGAAGGCAATGACTTGAAACTAGACCGAAAGAATGGCAAGGCATTTCTTTCCTCAATCTCTAAAGAGCACAGGTTTGACAATTCACCAGAAGGATCAGTGAACTATGTAACTACTTACAGCTTCTCAGAGCAAGATGTTGATTTGCTTAAGGATAAGAGATTGTACATTGCAATGGCTTACTTAGAAGGCAAAGGGATCAACCAAGAAATAATTGATAATGTGAAAGCTAGCCACGATTTTGGAGCACTCCTATCAAAATCCATTGGGTGTGATTTTACAATAAGATCATTGGATGGAGAAACATTCAAAGTTCACAAAGCCATGTTAGTTGTGCACAGTGAAGTTTTCAAAGCTATGCTGAAAGAAGATACAGCAGAGAGTCAGAACAACTTTGTCACTTTAGATGTAGCGAAAGAGGACCTGCAATGCATTTTAGAATTTATTTACACTGGCACTGTATCGGATTTGGAGAATAGCAATTGGTTTAATTTATTGATGTACGCAGATAAATATGATCTAAAAGGTCTGCGAGACTTATCTGAGCATGCTTTAGCTCAGCAACTAACCATAGATAATGTCTTAGAGGTACTGATTGTTGCCGACATGTCTAACTCGGAAGATTTGAAAACAGCAGCACTAAAGTTTATCAAGAAGAATCCAACTGCACTTCAAACTAGCACTTTTAAAGAAATTAAAAATGTGAGTTTGATGGGAGAGCTCTGCAAGGCTTGTGCCTTTGCAGTGAATTGA
- the LOC125231479 gene encoding diphosphomevalonate decarboxylase: MSNVKTVIAPVNIAVIKYWGKRDEELILPLNDSVSATLDTGVMCAKTSVFTGPQLTSDEIWLNGKKESFTNKRLVNCLEGIKAIAAKEKSVNGEFLKWKVHVCSVNNFPTAAGLASSAAGYACLVTALVKLYNVKSDVSCVARLGSGSACRSVYGGFVQWHAGTDPSGKDSIATQIAEASHWPEMRALILVVGDSAKKTSSTKGMKITAETSELLKHRIEYCVPQRTASIIRAIKDKNFPKFAEITMKDSNQFHAVCLDSYPPFVYMTEVSHKIVEIIHKYNEVCGEVKVAYTFDAGPNACLYLLEEEVPKLISLVKYVFPSTSPNNFVTGLKSEQHQLSKDFLNKLGLEPEPADLLKYVIHTKVGEGPTEVTDGSHLLDPNGLPL, from the coding sequence ATGAGTAATGTGAAAACTGTTATTGCTCCCGTAAATATCGCAGTGATAAAATATTGGGGGAAGCGCGACGAGGAATTGATACTACCGTTAAATGATTCCGTTAGTGCTACTTTGGACACAGGTGTTATGTGTGCCAAAACATCTGTGTTTACCGGCCCGCAACTTACCAGTGATGAGATATGGCTCAACGGCAAGAAGGAATCGTTTACGAATAAGCGGCTAGTAAATTGCCTCGAAGGAATAAAAGCTATAGCCGCTAAGGAGAAGAGTGTAAACGGAGAATTCCTAAAATGGAAAGTTCATGTTTGCTCTGTTAACAATTTCCCAACGGCGGCCGGCCTAGCATCATCTGCAGCAGGATATGCGTGCTTAGTAACTGCATTAGTGAAACTTTATAATGTGAAATCTGACGTTAGCTGCGTCGCAAGGTTGGGTTCTGGCAGTGCTTGTAGAAGTGTATATGGCGGTTTCGTACAGTGGCATGCGGGAACGGACCCTTCTGGCAAAGATTCCATTGCAACTCAAATTGCAGAAGCCTCTCACTGGCCTGAAATGAGAGCTCTTATTCTTGTGGTTGGTGACAGTGCAAAGAAAACTAGTTCAACAAAGGGTATGAAGATTACGGCTGAAACTTCTGAACTCCTTAAACACAGAATTGAATATTGTGTGCCTCAAAGAACTGCCAGCATTATTCGGGCTATAAAAGATAAGAACTTTCCCAAGTTTGCTGAAATTACTATGAAAGACAGCAACCAGTTTCATGCAGTCTGTCTGGATTCATACCCACCTTTTGTATACATGACGGAAGTGTCCCACAAGATAGTTGAAATAATTCACAAGTATAATGAAGTCTGCGGTGAAGTGAAAGTTGCTTATACTTTCGATGCAGGCCCTAATGCCTGTTTATACCTCCTCGAGGAAGAAGTCCCAAAATTAATTTCCCttgtaaaatatgtttttccTTCAACTTCACCAAATAACTTTGTAACTGGTCTCAAGTCTGAACAACATCAGCTAAGTAAAGATTTTTTGAATAAGTTGGGTTTGGAACCGGAACCTGCAGATTTGTTAAAATATGTTATTCATACCAAAGTTGGAGAAGGCCCAACAGAAGTAACTGATGGCTCACATTTATTGGATCCAAATGGTCTTCCTTTGTAA
- the LOC125231480 gene encoding speckle-type POZ protein B-like isoform X1 — MNTPTNPTTSKANKKSTVEIMDEDTMDTTQEDADVVCWRNRTCQTRNAKWLSLDKIYEKLHRPNFYEVGNTYINDVLEYMFTVKVENVGTIFLLHLFVGSTHEASFKITVNEGNDLKLDRKNGKAFLSSISKEHRFDNSPEGSVNYVTTYSFSEQDVDLLKDKRLYIAMAYLEGKGINQEIIDNVKASHDFGALLSKSIGCDFTIRSLDGETFKVHKAMLVVHSEVFKAMLKEDTAESQNNFVTLDVAKEDLQCILEFIYTGTVSDLENSNWFNLLMYADKYDLKGLRDLSEHALAQQLTIDNVLEVLIVADMSNSEDLKTAALKFIKKNPTALQTSTFKEIKNVSLMGELCKACAFAVN, encoded by the exons atgaatacaCCCACTAATCCCACTACATCTAAGGCAAATAAGAAAAGCACGGTCGAAATTATGGACGAAGATACCATGGATACTACG cAGGAGGATGCCGATGTTGTTTGCTGGCGGAACCGAACCTGCCAGACCCGAAACGCGAAATGGCTGTCCCTAGACAAGATATATGAAAAATTACACCGTCCAAACTTTTACGAAGTCGGCAACACATATATCAACGACGTACTTGAATACATGTTTACGGTAAAAGTTGAGAATGTCGGCACCATATTCCTACTGCACCTATTTGTTGGTAGTACTCATGAAGCATCATTCAAAATCACAGTCAATGAAGGCAATGACTTGAAACTAGACCGAAAGAATGGCAAGGCATTTCTTTCCTCAATCTCTAAAGAGCACAGGTTTGACAATTCACCAGAAGGATCAGTGAACTATGTAACTACTTACAGCTTCTCAGAGCAAGATGTTGATTTGCTTAAGGATAAGAGATTGTACATTGCAATGGCTTACTTAGAAGGCAAAGGGATCAACCAAGAAATAATTGATAATGTGAAAGCTAGCCACGATTTTGGAGCACTCCTATCAAAATCCATTGGGTGTGATTTTACAATAAGATCATTGGATGGAGAAACATTCAAAGTTCACAAAGCCATGTTAGTTGTGCACAGTGAAGTTTTCAAAGCTATGCTGAAAGAAGATACAGCAGAGAGTCAGAACAACTTTGTCACTTTAGATGTAGCGAAAGAGGACCTGCAATGCATTTTAGAATTTATTTACACTGGCACTGTATCGGATTTGGAGAATAGCAATTGGTTTAATTTATTGATGTACGCAGATAAATATGATCTAAAAGGTCTGCGAGACTTATCTGAGCATGCTTTAGCTCAGCAACTAACCATAGATAATGTCTTAGAGGTACTGATTGTTGCCGACATGTCTAACTCGGAAGATTTGAAAACAGCAGCACTAAAGTTTATCAAGAAGAATCCAACTGCACTTCAAACTAGCACTTTTAAAGAAATTAAAAATGTGAGTTTGATGGGAGAGCTCTGCAAGGCTTGTGCCTTTGCAGTGAATTGA